A stretch of Eleutherodactylus coqui strain aEleCoq1 chromosome 9, aEleCoq1.hap1, whole genome shotgun sequence DNA encodes these proteins:
- the LOC136578712 gene encoding putative uncharacterized protein DDB_G0271606, translating to MQQQAQLQLNLQLHLVLQQELRLNAKLHSMQQEAQLHNPQLHLVQQQELRLNAKLHSMQQEAQLQLNPQLHLIQQQELRLNAKLHSMQQQAQLQLNLQLHLVLQQELRLNAKLHSMQQEAQLHNPQLHLVQQQELRLNAKLHSMQQEAQLQLNPQLHLVQQQELRLNAKLHSMQQEARLQLNPQLHLVQQQELRLNAKLHSMQQEAQLQLNPQLHLVQQQELRLNAKLHSMQQEAQLQLNLQLHLVLQQELRLNAKLHSMQQEAQLQLNPQLHLVQQQELRLNAKLHSMQQEAQLQLNPQLHLVQQQELRLNAKLHSMQQEAQLHNPQLHLVQQQELRLNAKLHSMQQEAQLQLNPQLHPVQQEQFQLYPKRHPVQQEAQLQLTPKQAHLQAQLYTQLHPAQQQAQINPQLRPVTLQAQEQLNPLYSVLQAQLQLNPQLHPVQQQKQLNPQLRPIQQQELQLNTQLHLFQQQAQLQKLHYFCQKAQFQLNQQPDPVQQLQLNPV from the coding sequence ATGCAACAACAGGCACAGCTGCAACTAAACCTACAACTTCACCTAGTTCTACAGCAAGAGCTACGACTAAACGCAAAACTACACTCTATGCAACAAGAGGCACAACTGCACAACCCACAACTACACCTAGTTCAACAGCAAGAGCTACGACTAAACGCAAAACTACACTCTATGCAACAAGAGGCACAGCTGCAACTAAACCCACAACTACACCTAATTCAACAGCAAGAGCTACGACTAAACGCAAAACTACACTCTATGCAACAACAGGCACAGCTGCAACTAAACCTACAACTTCACCTAGTTCTACAGCAAGAGCTACGACTAAACGCAAAACTACACTCTATGCAACAAGAGGCACAACTGCACAACCCACAACTACACCTAGTTCAACAGCAAGAGCTACGACTAAACGCAAAACTACACTCTATGCAACAAGAGGCACAGCTGCAACTAAACCCACAACTACACCTAGTTCAACAGCAAGAGCTACGACTAAACGCAAAACTACACTCTATGCAACAAGAGGCACGGCTGCAACTAAACCCACAACTACACCTAGTTCAACAGCAAGAGCTACGACTAAACGCAAAACTACACTCTATGCAACAAGAGGCACAGCTGCAACTAAACCCACAACTACACCTAGTTCAACAGCAAGAGCTACGACTAAACGCAAAACTACACTCTATGCAACAAGAGGCACAGCTGCAACTAAACCTACAACTTCACCTAGTTCTACAGCAAGAGCTACGACTAAACGCAAAACTACACTCTATGCAACAAGAGGCACAGCTGCAACTAAACCCACAACTACACCTAGTTCAACAGCAAGAGCTACGACTAAACGCAAAACTACACTCTATGCAACAAGAGGCACAGCTGCAACTAAACCCACAACTACACCTAGTTCAACAGCAAGAGCTACGACTAAACGCAAAACTACACTCTATGCAACAAGAGGCACAACTGCACAACCCACAACTACACCTAGTTCAACAGCAAGAGCTACGACTAAACGCAAAACTACACTCTATGCAACAAGAGGCACAGCTGCAACTAAACCCACAACTACACCCAGTTCAACAAGAACAATTCCAACTATACCCAAAACGGCACCCAGTTCAACAAGAGGCACAGCTACAACTAACCCCAAAACAAGCACATCTACAAGCACAATTATACACACAACTACACCCAGCCCAACAACAAGCACAAATAAATCCACAACTGCGCCCAGTCACACTGCAAGCACAAGAACAACTAAATCCACTATACTCAGTCTTACAAGCACAGCTACAATTAAACCCACAATTACACCCAGTCCAGCAACAAAAACAATTAAACCCACAACTACGCCCAATTCAACAGCAAGAGCTACAACTAAACACACAACTACACCTTTTCCAACAACAAGCACAATTACAAAAACTACACTATTtctgccaaaaagcacaattccAACTAAACCAACAACCAGATCCAGTGCAACAACTGCAACTAAACCCAGtctaa